A section of the Marinimicrobium koreense genome encodes:
- the glgC gene encoding glucose-1-phosphate adenylyltransferase, with the protein MLTSTSGRFVSRLTRETLAIVLAGGRGSRLHELTNWRAKPAVHYGGKFRIIDFPLSNCVNSGIRRISVLTQYKSHSLDRHIQRGWGFLGGELGEFVELLPAQQRMGESWYAGTADAVWQNLDIIRRHNPAYVLILAGDHVYKMDYGTMLAAHVEREADITVGCIEVPLEQASAFGVMNIDTDNRITKFQEKPRNPEPMPGSDDQALASMGIYVFNTEVLFRELLNDQNLPGSSHDFGKDIIPSLMKSHRVMAFPFRDPITGGKAYWRDVGTIDSLWEANLELTGITPELDLYDSEWPIWTYQEQVPPAKFVFDDEGRRGNAVDSMIAGGCIVSGAQVHHSLLFPRVRVHSYSEITDSVLFPRVDVGRNCRIRRALIDRGCQIPPGTVIGFDPEEDKKRFHVSSKGVVMVTPEMLDEAYPHVF; encoded by the coding sequence ATGCTTACGTCGACATCGGGCCGTTTTGTCAGCCGTCTTACCCGGGAAACCCTGGCCATCGTTCTGGCCGGCGGGAGGGGCTCCCGACTTCATGAGTTGACCAACTGGCGCGCCAAGCCGGCGGTCCACTATGGCGGTAAGTTCCGCATCATTGATTTCCCCTTGTCGAACTGCGTGAATTCGGGCATCCGTCGAATCAGTGTGTTGACCCAGTACAAATCCCACTCACTCGATCGGCACATACAACGTGGCTGGGGGTTCCTTGGTGGCGAACTCGGAGAGTTTGTTGAGCTGCTGCCCGCGCAGCAGCGCATGGGGGAAAGCTGGTATGCCGGCACGGCCGACGCCGTGTGGCAGAACCTGGATATTATCCGGCGTCATAACCCCGCCTATGTATTGATTCTGGCGGGCGACCACGTTTACAAGATGGACTACGGCACCATGCTGGCGGCCCATGTGGAGCGCGAGGCGGACATTACGGTGGGCTGCATTGAGGTGCCGCTGGAGCAGGCCAGCGCGTTTGGCGTGATGAATATCGACACCGACAACCGGATCACCAAATTTCAGGAAAAACCCCGAAACCCGGAACCCATGCCCGGCTCTGACGATCAGGCCCTGGCGTCCATGGGGATCTATGTTTTCAACACCGAAGTGCTGTTCCGGGAGCTTCTCAATGATCAGAACCTGCCCGGCTCCTCCCATGACTTCGGCAAGGACATTATTCCTTCCTTAATGAAAAGCCACCGGGTCATGGCGTTTCCATTCCGCGACCCGATTACCGGCGGTAAGGCCTATTGGCGGGATGTGGGCACCATCGACTCACTCTGGGAAGCCAACCTGGAGCTGACCGGCATTACGCCGGAACTGGATCTCTACGACTCGGAATGGCCCATCTGGACCTATCAGGAACAGGTGCCTCCGGCCAAGTTCGTCTTTGACGACGAAGGGCGCCGCGGCAACGCTGTGGACTCCATGATTGCCGGTGGCTGTATTGTGTCCGGAGCCCAGGTGCACCATTCGTTGCTGTTTCCCCGGGTGCGGGTTCACTCCTATTCCGAGATTACCGACTCGGTGCTGTTCCCACGGGTGGATGTTGGCCGGAACTGCCGGATTCGACGCGCCTTGATTGATCGGGGCTGCCAGATTCCACCGGGAACGGTGATCGGTTTCGACCCGGAAGAGGACAAAAAGCGCTTCCATGTGTCGAGCAAAGGCGTTGTGATGGTCACCCCGGAAATGCTTGATGAGGCATACCCCCATGTGTTCTGA
- a CDS encoding glycoside hydrolase family 57 protein, with amino-acid sequence MCSDSVKPRVKVVFCWHMHQPDYRDRLTGEYYFPWTYLHALKDYTDMLVHLEDNPKARAVVNFAPILLEQLDDYQAQVDDYLDRGTSIRDPMLAALVQEQLPEPGSEDYETLAQNCLRAHRDRMIERFPAYKFLVQILDQTTDSPQRQCYLNPQFLIDLVVWYHLAWLGENHRRDDPRVQTLQTKGGGFSDQDRRTLLLVIAEQLRAIKPRYRALRDEGRIEVAMSPYAHPILPLLLDFNSAREAMPDVVLPESAGYPGGEERAHWHLKQGLEVFEGYFGSRPKGCWASEGALSGETLKLLTDEGFTWTATGDSVLHNSLKKTANAKQAPKHLHRAYTFDQQPIRCFFRDDGLSDLIGFQYSDWHAEDAVGDLINHLVRIADESDNPDACVISIIMDGENAWEYYPENAWYFLEALYRRISSHPRLEMTTYESALEDTKLDAVALDHLVAGSWVYGTFSTWIGDRDKNRAWDMLCEAKAVYDTHCEGLPEPERKAAQLQLAQCEGSDWFWWFGDYNPSESVQDFDYLYRRHLTNLYRLLKQPPPDYLQSAFSHGGGAPAAGGVMRRGHAEGST; translated from the coding sequence ATGTGTTCTGACAGTGTCAAACCCCGGGTTAAAGTGGTGTTCTGCTGGCATATGCACCAGCCGGATTACCGGGACCGGTTGACCGGGGAATACTATTTTCCCTGGACCTATCTGCATGCGCTGAAAGATTACACCGACATGCTCGTGCATCTGGAGGACAATCCCAAAGCGCGGGCCGTGGTGAATTTTGCGCCCATCCTTCTGGAGCAGCTCGACGATTACCAGGCACAAGTGGACGACTATCTGGACAGAGGGACCAGCATCCGTGACCCCATGCTCGCGGCACTGGTTCAGGAGCAATTGCCGGAACCGGGTAGTGAGGACTATGAGACGCTGGCACAGAACTGTTTGCGAGCACACCGGGACCGGATGATCGAGCGTTTTCCGGCCTACAAATTTCTGGTCCAGATTCTGGATCAGACCACCGACAGTCCGCAGCGCCAGTGTTATCTCAATCCCCAGTTCCTGATTGACTTGGTGGTCTGGTACCACCTTGCCTGGTTGGGTGAAAATCACCGGCGGGATGACCCGAGGGTTCAGACACTGCAGACCAAAGGCGGCGGTTTCAGCGATCAGGATCGTCGAACCCTGCTGTTGGTGATTGCCGAACAGTTACGGGCCATCAAACCCCGTTATCGGGCTCTGCGGGACGAAGGGCGAATTGAGGTGGCCATGAGCCCCTACGCTCACCCCATATTACCGCTGCTTCTGGATTTCAACAGCGCTCGGGAAGCCATGCCCGATGTGGTCCTGCCCGAGTCAGCCGGTTACCCCGGCGGAGAGGAGCGGGCTCACTGGCACCTCAAACAGGGGCTCGAGGTGTTCGAGGGTTACTTCGGATCACGCCCGAAGGGCTGTTGGGCATCGGAAGGGGCGCTCAGCGGGGAAACCCTCAAGCTGCTTACCGACGAAGGGTTTACCTGGACCGCCACGGGAGACTCCGTGTTGCACAACAGTCTGAAAAAAACCGCCAATGCCAAACAGGCTCCCAAGCACCTGCACCGCGCTTACACCTTCGACCAGCAACCGATCCGCTGTTTTTTCCGTGATGACGGCCTGTCCGATCTGATCGGCTTTCAATACTCCGACTGGCACGCCGAGGATGCCGTGGGCGATCTGATCAACCACCTGGTGCGCATCGCGGATGAAAGCGATAACCCGGATGCCTGTGTAATTTCCATCATCATGGATGGTGAAAACGCCTGGGAGTACTACCCGGAAAACGCCTGGTACTTTCTCGAAGCCCTCTACCGACGCATCAGCAGTCATCCACGGTTGGAGATGACGACTTACGAGTCGGCGCTGGAGGATACGAAACTGGACGCGGTGGCGCTCGATCATCTGGTCGCGGGAAGCTGGGTCTATGGCACCTTTTCCACCTGGATTGGCGATCGGGACAAGAACCGCGCCTGGGATATGCTCTGTGAAGCGAAAGCCGTTTACGACACGCATTGCGAGGGGCTGCCCGAGCCTGAACGGAAAGCCGCGCAGTTACAATTGGCGCAATGCGAAGGGTCCGACTGGTTCTGGTGGTTTGGTGATTACAACCCGTCCGAGAGTGTGCAGGACTTTGACTACCTTTACCGGCGCCATTTGACCAATCTGTACCGGTTGCTCAAACAGCCACCACCGGATTATTTGCAAAGCGCCTTCAGTCACGGCGGTGGCGCACCGGCCGCCGGCGGCGTCATGCGGCGCGGCCATGCGGAGGGCAGTACCTGA
- a CDS encoding 3-hydroxyacyl-CoA dehydrogenase NAD-binding domain-containing protein, translating to MTGPVYSALQARALELGPFGHEPSRDNPGPWQHWQLGRDEQDVAWLLLNKADSSVNVLSADVLEELGQVLDALQDNPPTGLVLRSGKPGSFCVGADIKEFRHLHSEQEVSEKLTRAHGLVKRLVDLPYPTVAVIHGAALGGGLELALCCDYRIAVAGASMGTPEVLLGLHPGLGGTGRLVDLIHPVAAMTMMLTGKNTRDRKAKAQGLVDLVVQERHVANAINAVMSGKVKKRKNTWQAKLFRIDPLRRFVGKKMRAQAAKKAPPEHYPAPYALVDLWEKYGRNGTDLLRHEVDSFAKLLTSDTSRNLVRVFFLREQMKALTSVDPQVAPIRQVHVIGAGAMGADIAGWCAIQGLRVTLFDTQPEMIAKAIGKTAALCRKKRFSSADTRAVLDRLIPDFHHDGIAQADLVLEAVPEKLEIKHKVFAEVEPKLKDGAILATNTSSIPLEQLQDGLKHPERMVGVHFFNPVAQMLLVEVVQHSKMNNETFERAKKFVGQISRLPTPVSSAPGFLVNRALTPYLIEAIVMLDEGHSPESIDQVALDFGMPMGPIELADQVGLDICLGVAEMLRERLDTELPETPQWFKDKVDQGKLGKKTGEGLYVWEKGKPKKRNNPARAPEETLDRLILPMLNACMACMREGVIDNEELLDGAMIFGTGFAPFRGGPMKYAHERGFADIQQRLQQLAQLHGKRFAPDAGWVSSEAAETENSETED from the coding sequence ATGACTGGTCCCGTCTATTCTGCCCTGCAAGCGCGCGCCCTGGAGCTGGGGCCCTTTGGCCACGAACCGTCCAGGGATAACCCCGGTCCCTGGCAGCACTGGCAACTCGGCCGGGATGAACAGGATGTTGCCTGGCTGTTGCTGAACAAAGCCGACTCCAGCGTCAACGTTCTTTCAGCCGATGTGCTGGAGGAGCTGGGTCAGGTGCTGGATGCCTTGCAGGACAATCCGCCCACGGGCCTGGTGCTGCGCTCGGGCAAGCCGGGAAGCTTCTGCGTGGGAGCTGATATCAAGGAGTTTCGGCATCTGCACAGCGAGCAGGAAGTGAGCGAAAAGCTGACCCGCGCTCACGGGCTGGTCAAGCGACTGGTCGACCTGCCCTACCCGACGGTGGCGGTGATTCACGGCGCAGCGCTTGGCGGTGGTCTTGAGCTGGCTCTGTGTTGCGACTACCGCATTGCGGTGGCCGGAGCATCCATGGGCACACCGGAAGTGCTGCTGGGCCTGCATCCGGGCCTGGGCGGCACCGGCCGACTGGTGGATCTGATTCACCCGGTGGCCGCCATGACCATGATGCTGACCGGGAAGAATACCCGTGACCGCAAAGCCAAAGCGCAAGGCCTGGTCGATCTGGTGGTACAGGAACGGCACGTGGCCAATGCAATCAACGCCGTCATGTCCGGGAAGGTTAAAAAACGCAAAAACACCTGGCAGGCCAAGCTGTTCCGGATTGACCCCCTGCGTCGTTTTGTCGGCAAAAAAATGCGAGCCCAGGCTGCGAAAAAAGCGCCGCCGGAACATTACCCCGCCCCCTACGCCCTGGTGGACCTGTGGGAAAAATACGGCCGCAACGGAACCGACCTGTTACGCCACGAAGTGGACTCCTTTGCCAAACTGCTGACCAGCGACACCTCGCGCAATCTGGTGCGGGTCTTTTTCCTGCGCGAACAGATGAAGGCACTTACATCCGTTGATCCGCAGGTGGCACCCATTCGACAAGTGCACGTTATTGGCGCCGGTGCCATGGGCGCCGACATCGCCGGCTGGTGTGCCATTCAGGGGCTTCGGGTCACGCTGTTTGATACCCAACCGGAAATGATTGCCAAAGCGATTGGCAAAACAGCAGCCCTGTGCCGCAAGAAGCGCTTCTCCAGTGCGGACACTCGGGCCGTTCTGGACCGGCTGATTCCCGATTTTCATCACGACGGTATTGCCCAGGCCGATCTTGTACTGGAGGCCGTTCCGGAAAAGCTGGAAATAAAGCACAAGGTGTTCGCCGAGGTGGAGCCGAAACTGAAAGACGGTGCCATTTTGGCCACCAACACGTCCAGTATTCCGCTGGAACAACTCCAGGACGGATTGAAACATCCGGAGCGGATGGTGGGCGTACACTTCTTTAATCCGGTCGCGCAAATGCTGCTGGTCGAAGTGGTACAGCACTCGAAGATGAACAACGAAACCTTCGAGCGCGCGAAAAAGTTTGTCGGTCAGATCAGTCGGCTACCCACCCCCGTATCCAGTGCCCCCGGGTTCCTGGTCAACCGGGCGCTGACCCCTTACCTGATTGAAGCCATCGTCATGCTGGATGAAGGCCACAGCCCGGAAAGTATCGATCAGGTAGCGCTGGATTTCGGTATGCCCATGGGGCCCATTGAGTTGGCCGATCAAGTGGGGTTGGATATCTGCCTGGGTGTGGCGGAGATGTTACGTGAACGGCTGGATACCGAATTGCCGGAAACGCCCCAGTGGTTCAAGGATAAAGTGGATCAGGGCAAACTCGGCAAGAAAACCGGTGAGGGTCTCTACGTCTGGGAAAAAGGCAAGCCGAAAAAACGCAATAACCCAGCCCGAGCGCCGGAAGAGACTCTGGATCGGTTGATTCTGCCGATGCTCAATGCCTGCATGGCATGCATGCGCGAAGGCGTCATCGACAACGAGGAGCTGCTCGACGGTGCGATGATTTTTGGTACCGGTTTTGCCCCCTTCCGCGGCGGCCCCATGAAGTACGCCCATGAACGCGGCTTTGCCGACATTCAGCAGCGGTTGCAACAGCTCGCGCAGTTGCATGGCAAGCGTTTCGCACCGGATGCGGGATGGGTCTCCTCCGAGGCTGCCGAGACAGAGAACTCCGAGACAGAGGACTAG
- a CDS encoding acetyl-CoA C-acetyltransferase, whose amino-acid sequence MVQHQEQAPRRPVYLVDGARTPFLKARGRPGPFTPVDLAVQAGRPLLMRQPMAPTDFDQVILGCVNVISEEMNPARVAALRLGMGEAMTAFTVQINCGSGMQSIDTAYRTIQGGSADLILAGGAEALSHSPLLLQQKAVNWLADLQLAKSPMAKLKALGRFRPSLFKPVIGLERGLTDPIVELNMGQTAEVIAQLFGITRAQADEYAVSSHLRLARAQREGWLDNEVVPAISADGRIYKEDDGVRPDSSVEHLAKLRPVFERPYGIVTAGNSSQITDGASWMILASEEAVKKHNLTPRAVITDSCWSALDPEIMGLGPAMSIAQLLSRHQYRLDDIDLWELNEAFAAQVLACLAALEDETFCREALKLEHCFGRIDRDKLNIDGGAVALGHPVGTSGNRIVLHLLNALERKGLKRGIATQCIGGGQAGAMMIERL is encoded by the coding sequence ATGGTCCAGCATCAGGAACAAGCGCCCCGTCGACCGGTTTACCTGGTGGACGGCGCCCGAACCCCCTTCCTGAAAGCCCGCGGGCGCCCCGGGCCCTTCACTCCGGTGGACCTGGCTGTTCAGGCCGGAAGGCCCCTGCTAATGCGCCAACCCATGGCGCCCACCGATTTTGATCAGGTGATTCTGGGCTGTGTGAACGTCATTTCCGAGGAGATGAACCCGGCCCGGGTCGCGGCCCTACGGCTCGGTATGGGTGAGGCCATGACCGCCTTTACGGTACAGATCAACTGCGGCTCGGGGATGCAGTCCATCGATACAGCCTACCGGACCATTCAGGGCGGCAGTGCCGACCTGATCCTCGCCGGCGGTGCGGAAGCGCTGAGCCATTCGCCATTGCTGTTACAGCAGAAAGCCGTGAACTGGCTGGCTGACTTACAGCTCGCCAAAAGCCCCATGGCCAAACTGAAGGCGCTGGGACGGTTCCGCCCTTCCCTGTTCAAACCCGTGATCGGGCTTGAGCGTGGGCTCACCGATCCCATTGTCGAACTCAATATGGGGCAGACGGCGGAAGTCATTGCCCAACTGTTCGGCATTACCCGAGCCCAAGCCGATGAATACGCGGTAAGCAGTCACCTGCGTCTGGCCCGGGCCCAACGGGAAGGCTGGCTGGACAACGAAGTGGTCCCGGCGATTTCCGCCGACGGGCGCATTTATAAAGAGGACGACGGCGTTCGGCCGGATAGTTCGGTCGAGCATCTGGCCAAACTTCGACCGGTGTTCGAACGCCCCTACGGCATCGTGACCGCGGGCAACAGCTCCCAGATCACTGACGGTGCGTCCTGGATGATTCTGGCTTCGGAAGAAGCGGTAAAAAAACACAACCTGACGCCACGAGCGGTGATTACCGATAGCTGCTGGTCTGCCCTCGACCCGGAAATCATGGGCCTGGGCCCGGCGATGAGTATTGCGCAGTTGTTGTCACGTCACCAGTACCGGCTCGACGACATCGACCTGTGGGAGCTCAACGAAGCCTTTGCCGCGCAAGTGCTCGCCTGCCTTGCGGCGCTGGAAGATGAAACTTTCTGCCGCGAAGCGCTCAAGCTGGAGCACTGTTTCGGTCGCATTGACCGGGACAAGCTCAACATTGATGGCGGCGCGGTCGCCCTCGGGCATCCGGTGGGCACCAGCGGTAACCGCATCGTGTTGCACCTGCTCAACGCCCTTGAGCGCAAAGGTCTCAAACGTGGCATCGCCACCCAATGCATCGGTGGCGGCCAGGCCGGCGCCATGATGATCGAACGACTTTAA
- a CDS encoding EAL domain-containing protein has translation MANPPPITKLFAQPSQAVTSLPSPSGRYIPCYQPIVDTSTGRVAGYESLARIRASDGQLRTAAGLFTSGHYAPSAVLRIDRDLRQKALNTFAHEPQAGFLALNICPHWVDRLDQNELIPTLGLIESSGIDPARVIVEITERAGDIDNLRRLTREYQKQGIRVAIDDFGSGASQVDRIAALTPDVIKLDMGLLKAAVLGGIEADIALSITEMSKRIGCQVICEGIETEQEYQFALECGADLIQGWIHGKASESLMEPTATVNKTQHLKSRYLSRKARAYSEAMIQQEAVGRQLQSVARQLLDTQPLPIPLLAELNRLGVVRYYICDAEGNQVSPNVEIATGETLDQFIGKNWSHRPYFPQLIGLGEQRNASMVVSNAYRDTTSGIRCKTFGIRLLNHQFLLADVDVSGEL, from the coding sequence ATGGCCAACCCACCCCCCATCACCAAACTGTTCGCTCAGCCATCACAGGCCGTAACGTCTTTGCCGTCACCGTCTGGCCGCTATATTCCCTGCTATCAGCCTATCGTCGATACCAGTACGGGACGAGTTGCAGGCTATGAATCACTGGCCCGAATCCGGGCCAGTGACGGGCAGCTACGCACGGCAGCCGGTCTGTTTACCAGCGGGCACTATGCGCCGAGCGCCGTGCTGAGAATCGATCGGGACTTGCGCCAGAAAGCGTTGAATACATTCGCTCACGAGCCTCAAGCAGGCTTTCTTGCACTCAACATCTGTCCGCACTGGGTGGACCGCCTGGATCAGAACGAGCTGATTCCGACCCTGGGGCTGATTGAATCTTCCGGGATCGATCCGGCCCGGGTCATTGTCGAAATCACCGAGCGTGCCGGCGATATTGATAACCTGCGTCGGTTAACCCGGGAGTATCAAAAACAGGGCATCCGCGTTGCGATCGATGATTTTGGTTCCGGCGCCTCCCAGGTCGATCGCATTGCGGCCTTGACCCCCGATGTCATCAAGCTGGACATGGGCTTGTTGAAAGCGGCAGTGCTCGGTGGTATCGAGGCGGATATTGCGTTGTCGATTACCGAAATGTCCAAGCGCATCGGCTGTCAGGTCATCTGTGAGGGCATAGAAACCGAACAGGAGTATCAATTTGCGCTGGAGTGCGGCGCGGACCTGATTCAGGGCTGGATTCACGGCAAAGCGAGCGAGTCGTTGATGGAGCCGACGGCCACCGTGAACAAAACACAACATCTGAAGAGCCGATATCTGAGCCGGAAAGCTCGCGCATACTCCGAGGCGATGATCCAGCAGGAGGCGGTAGGGCGCCAGCTTCAGAGTGTGGCGAGACAACTGCTTGACACTCAGCCACTGCCGATCCCTCTCCTCGCTGAGCTGAATCGCCTGGGCGTCGTTCGCTATTATATTTGTGATGCTGAAGGTAATCAGGTATCGCCAAATGTTGAAATTGCCACGGGGGAAACCCTGGACCAGTTCATCGGCAAGAACTGGAGCCACCGGCCCTATTTTCCGCAGCTGATTGGCCTGGGGGAGCAGCGCAATGCATCCATGGTGGTCTCCAATGCCTACCGGGATACGACCAGCGGCATACGCTGTAAAACGTTCGGGATCCGGTTATTGAACCACCAATTCCTTCTGGCGGATGTAGATGTCAGCGGAGAGCTCTGA
- a CDS encoding TonB family protein — MKLFNLLTTRAGLLSGLMLLLLSSMASASLQSGLSHYDAERYEPAYHAFRRAAEQGNHQAQLNLGVMYLKGQHVERDLVESYAWIALSAQSETLAQEGTHDLVFSHLNEAQQEKAVARHKELEDEFGNAALLKKMQPTFSGTGFSVKGFRPVYAYAPEYPRSAARRGREGWVDFMFTIEKDGTTSDHVAYYSSDESFTDAAMEVIRGFQFEPTTIDGEPAIVHGATYRFVFVLDEGKDHERRRGRLVDRHLSKVREQAATGEAQNQFAFAYLTQAAFSYGGEHYISEENRQNPNDWFMKAARQGHSSAGFFLGRNILYGDACEADPRKSHFWLLQSANDGVADAQYMLALELFSGARFEQNTEQAIFWLKEAASQKQAARLRYAWLLATHPDDQLRDGALAQSLWDTVDEDYPDRQRYYMTAAAIAAEQGDFKQAVRWQSEVVEDAEALKLPMTQRKAHLALYQEGKALRKAP; from the coding sequence ATGAAACTTTTCAACCTGCTGACAACACGTGCGGGTCTATTATCGGGCCTGATGCTTCTCCTCTTATCAAGCATGGCGAGCGCCAGCTTGCAAAGTGGACTGAGCCACTATGATGCCGAGCGATATGAGCCCGCCTACCACGCGTTCCGACGTGCCGCAGAACAGGGCAACCACCAGGCCCAGTTGAATCTCGGTGTCATGTACCTGAAGGGACAACACGTAGAGAGGGATCTGGTGGAAAGCTACGCCTGGATCGCATTGTCCGCCCAGAGTGAGACCTTGGCACAGGAGGGTACGCACGATCTGGTGTTCAGCCATTTGAATGAAGCCCAACAAGAAAAGGCCGTAGCCCGACACAAGGAATTGGAAGATGAATTCGGGAATGCCGCTTTACTGAAGAAAATGCAGCCGACCTTTTCGGGAACCGGATTTTCCGTCAAAGGGTTTCGACCGGTCTATGCTTATGCCCCGGAGTATCCGCGATCAGCAGCCCGACGGGGCCGGGAAGGCTGGGTAGACTTCATGTTCACGATCGAGAAAGACGGAACCACCAGTGATCACGTTGCTTACTACAGTTCGGACGAAAGCTTCACGGATGCGGCAATGGAAGTCATTCGCGGGTTTCAATTCGAACCAACCACCATTGACGGCGAACCCGCCATTGTCCATGGAGCTACTTACCGATTTGTCTTCGTGCTGGATGAAGGCAAGGACCATGAACGACGTCGCGGAAGACTGGTTGATCGCCACCTGAGTAAAGTTCGCGAACAGGCGGCCACCGGGGAAGCGCAAAATCAGTTTGCTTTTGCTTACCTCACCCAAGCCGCTTTTTCCTACGGTGGGGAGCATTACATTTCGGAAGAGAACCGACAGAACCCCAACGATTGGTTCATGAAAGCGGCCCGCCAGGGGCACAGCAGCGCCGGCTTCTTTCTGGGGAGGAACATTCTGTACGGTGATGCCTGCGAGGCGGATCCCCGGAAAAGTCATTTTTGGCTACTACAGTCTGCCAATGACGGAGTGGCCGATGCCCAGTATATGTTGGCGTTGGAGCTGTTCAGTGGCGCCCGCTTTGAGCAGAATACGGAACAGGCGATTTTCTGGCTGAAAGAGGCGGCCAGTCAAAAACAGGCCGCGCGACTGCGCTATGCGTGGTTGCTGGCGACGCACCCGGACGACCAACTTCGGGACGGCGCATTGGCGCAATCCCTGTGGGACACCGTGGATGAGGATTACCCTGATCGTCAGCGTTATTATATGACTGCGGCGGCCATTGCCGCAGAGCAGGGCGATTTCAAGCAGGCGGTTCGCTGGCAGAGTGAGGTGGTGGAGGACGCCGAGGCCTTAAAGTTGCCCATGACCCAACGCAAGGCGCATTTGGCTTTGTATCAAGAGGGCAAGGCGCTTCGAAAAGCGCCCTGA
- the malQ gene encoding 4-alpha-glucanotransferase — MALRDLPHPLLQHRRAGVLLHPTSLPGPGEQGTLGADAFRFVDFLSECGFTVWQMLPVGPTHANRSPYQTLSIHAGNPALIDLDDLVSRSWLTSEQRQALTGEQARRQAADTFFAQYDQHPEQAEAYERFCHDQRQWLDDYALFMALRDCYPGDDWTKWPDDIRLRRAQGMARMRRELSQSIEARRFEQFVFDWQWQALRQYAREREVALFGDMPIFVAHDSADVWANQDLFKLDADGQPLSVAGVPPDYFSEDGQHWGNPHYNWDEMQANGFRWWRERLNTQLRWFDLIRLDHFRGLEAFWEIPAATPQPRLGRWVEAPGRALLNSLFREHKNLPLVAENLGFITRAVEALREEFRLPGMVVLQFAFDGNADNPHLPHAYDPHSVVYTGTHDNDTSLGWYQQQPESVRTRLIEYCHQSQEPMPQLLVQLALSSVARLAIIPFQDLLGLGSEQRMNRPGTEDGNWRWRFVWPQVPPSLNESIHHWLTLYGRQPNLPLQPSRS, encoded by the coding sequence ATGGCCCTGCGCGATCTGCCGCACCCGTTGTTACAGCACCGCAGGGCCGGGGTGCTGCTGCACCCCACATCATTACCCGGCCCGGGAGAGCAGGGCACCTTGGGTGCCGACGCTTTCCGGTTTGTGGACTTTCTGTCCGAGTGTGGGTTTACCGTCTGGCAGATGTTGCCGGTAGGCCCCACCCACGCCAATCGTTCTCCTTATCAGACCCTGTCGATTCACGCGGGCAATCCGGCCCTTATTGACCTGGATGATCTGGTCAGTCGCAGTTGGTTGACGTCGGAACAACGACAGGCGCTTACCGGAGAGCAGGCGCGGCGGCAGGCGGCCGATACGTTCTTTGCGCAGTATGATCAGCATCCGGAGCAGGCCGAAGCTTACGAGCGTTTCTGTCACGACCAGCGCCAATGGCTGGATGATTACGCCCTGTTCATGGCGTTGCGCGATTGCTACCCGGGCGATGACTGGACGAAGTGGCCGGATGATATTCGCCTGCGCCGGGCACAGGGCATGGCGCGCATGCGTCGGGAGCTCAGTCAGAGCATTGAAGCGCGTCGGTTTGAGCAGTTTGTTTTTGACTGGCAGTGGCAAGCGCTGCGTCAGTACGCACGGGAGCGAGAGGTTGCACTGTTCGGTGATATGCCGATTTTTGTGGCTCATGACAGCGCCGATGTCTGGGCCAACCAGGACCTGTTCAAGCTGGACGCCGACGGTCAGCCCCTGAGTGTCGCCGGGGTGCCGCCGGACTACTTTTCCGAAGACGGACAGCACTGGGGCAATCCACATTACAACTGGGATGAAATGCAGGCCAACGGCTTTCGCTGGTGGCGCGAGCGACTGAACACGCAACTGCGTTGGTTCGATCTGATTCGACTGGATCATTTTCGGGGGCTGGAAGCCTTCTGGGAAATTCCGGCGGCAACTCCGCAGCCGCGACTGGGACGATGGGTCGAGGCGCCGGGACGGGCTCTGCTCAACAGCCTGTTCCGGGAACACAAGAACCTGCCGCTGGTGGCCGAAAACCTCGGCTTCATAACCCGAGCGGTCGAGGCCTTGCGCGAAGAGTTTCGTCTTCCCGGCATGGTGGTATTGCAGTTTGCCTTCGATGGCAATGCCGACAACCCTCATCTGCCCCATGCTTACGACCCTCACTCGGTCGTGTACACCGGAACTCACGACAACGACACCAGCCTGGGCTGGTATCAGCAGCAGCCTGAATCGGTTCGCACACGCCTGATCGAGTACTGCCATCAAAGTCAGGAGCCCATGCCCCAACTGTTGGTGCAACTGGCACTATCTTCGGTGGCACGATTGGCCATCATTCCCTTTCAGGATTTACTCGGCCTCGGCTCCGAGCAGCGGATGAACCGGCCGGGTACCGAGGACGGCAATTGGCGCTGGCGTTTTGTCTGGCCCCAGGTGCCGCCGAGCCTGAATGAGTCGATCCATCATTGGTTAACGCTTTACGGGCGGCAACCCAATTTACCCTTGCAACCATCAAGATCATGA